The following coding sequences are from one Capsicum annuum cultivar UCD-10X-F1 chromosome 3, UCD10Xv1.1, whole genome shotgun sequence window:
- the LOC124896832 gene encoding vicilin-like seed storage protein At2g18540, with amino-acid sequence MRRRQPKKRNRIIGKVKVNNNRRVIKKYRKTRRKKKEENNLKNKEQEREEKKGDTKVDEGLNKYGTENSLSRILTINLKLWIVRRVELRRKSNEITEVDTSKRSSSNDKEKQRSKKDITDVASSNKEEAEGSQQERNNKARSNKRVDDLSKEKSQHVDGVPYIREPM; translated from the exons ATGAGGAGAAGACAACCAAAGAAAAGGAACAGGATAATAGGGAAGGTGAAGGTAAATAACAACAGAAGAGTCATAAAGAAGTATAGAAAGActagaagaaagaagaaggaggagaacaATTTAAAGAACAAAGAGCAAGAAAGGGAGGAGAAAAAAGGAGATACCAAGGTAGATGAAGGATTGAACAAGTATGGAACAGAAAATAGTCTCAGCAGAATCCTAACAATTAATTTGAAGCTTTGGATAGTGAGGAGGGTGGAGTTAAGGAGAAAGAGCAATGAG ATCACTGAAGTTGATACAAGTAAAAGAAGCTCATCAAATGATAAAGAGAAGCAAAGGTCTAAAAAGGACATAACTGATGTAGCAAGTTCTAACAAAGAGGAAGCAGAAGGGAGTCAGCAGGAACGGAACAATAAAGCTAGATCTAACAAACGGGTTGATGATCTCAGTAAGGAAAAATCTCAACATGTGGATGGTGTTCCATATATCAGGGAGCCAATGTAG